CTGCGGCACCATCAGGTGCAGGTCGTCCTTCGCGCGGGTCATCGCGACATAGAGCAGCCGGCGCTCCTCCTCGATCTCTTCAGTCGTGCCGACGCCGAGATCGGATGGAATGCAGCCGTCGACGACATTCATGACGAAGACCGACTTCCACTCCTGCCCCTTGGCGGAATGGATCGTCGAGAGGATGAGATAGTCCTCGTCGAGCAGCGGTACGCCAGCCTGGTCGCTGGTGGCGTCGGGCGGGTCCAGCGTCAATTCGGTCAGGAAGCGCTCCCGCGAGGGATAGCCGCCCGCGATCTGCTCGAGCTGGACGAGATCGGCCTGTCGTGTCGCGGCGTCCTCGTGGATGCGTTCGAGATGCGGCTGGTACCAGAGGCGCGCCCGCTCGATCTCGCCGGGCCAGCCGGCCCGGCCGCGGGCAAGCTCATCCAGGACGTCGAGAAAGGCGGGCCAGTCCTCGCCGGCTCGCGGAGGGGCCGGCGCCTGGGCCAGGGCCTGCAGGGGATCGGGCGCCGCTGCGACGAGATCCAGCACGCGACGAGCGGAGGTCGGTCCGACGCCGGGCACAAGCTGCATCAGCCGGAAACCGGCGACCTTGTCGCGCGGGTTCTCGACGAAGCGCAGCAGCGCCAGAGTGTCCTTCACATGCGCGGCATCGAGGAATTTGAGCCCGCCGAATTTGACGAAGGGGATGTTGCGGCGGGTCAGCTCGATCTCCAGCGGCCCGCTGTGATGCGAGGCGCGAAACAGCACCGCCTGCTGCTTCAGCGTTTCGCCGGCCTCGCGGTTCTCCAGCACGCGCGTGGCGATGAAACTCGCCTGGTCGGTCTCGTCGCGAACATGGACGAGCTGGGGCGCAGCGCCCGTCGCGCGATCCGTCCAGAGGTTCTTGGTGAAGCGCTCCTCGGCAAGGTCGATCACGGCATTGGCGGCCGCGAGAATCCCTTGCGTCGAGCGGTAGTTCTGGTCGAGCGTGACGATCTCCGCCGGCGGCGAGAACGCGGCGGGAAAGTCGAGAATGTTGCGCACCGTCGCGGCCCGGAACGCGTAGATCGACTGCGCGTCGTCGCCCACGACGGTGAGGCCCCGACCATCCGGCTTCAGCGCCAGCAGGATCGAGGACTGGAGGCGGTTGGTGTCCTGATACTCGTCGACCATGACATGGTCGAAGCGCTCGCCGACCTCGGCTGCGAGACCGGGATCGGCCATGGCCTGGGCCCAGTAGAGCAGCAGATCGTCGTAATCGAGCACGTTCTGCTGCTGCTTGGCCTCGACATAAGCACCGAACAGCTCGCGCAGTTCGGCGCTCCAGGCGGCGCACCAGGGAAAGGAACGGGTGAGCACTGTCTCGATCGGCGCCTGCGCGTTGACGCAACGCGAATAGATCGAGAGGCAGGTGCCTTTGGCCGGAAAGCGGGCCTGCGTCTTCGAGAAGCCGAGCTCGTGCCTGACGAGATTCATCAGGTCGGCGGCGTCCTCCCGATCATGGATCGTGAAGGCGGGGTCGAGACCGATCTGGTCGGCATGGTCGCGCAGAATGCGCGCGCCGAGCCCGTGGAAAGTACCGGCCCAGCTCAGCGCGTCGGTGACGGCGCTGGCGCCCTCCCCCATCACCTTGCGGGCGATGCGCCCGACGCGCCGTGTCATCTCGGCGGCGGCGCGGCGCGAAAAGGTCATCAGCAGGATGCGCCGCGGATCGGCCCCGCTGACGATGAGATAGGCGACGCGATGGGCCAGCGTATTGGTCTTGCCCGAGCCTGCGCCCGCGATCACCAGCAGCGGCGGCGCCGGGGCAGCCCCGCCGCCATGGGTCACGGCTTTGCGCTGCGCCGGATTCAGCGTGTCGAGATAGGCGGTGGCCGGAGCCGGCG
This portion of the Bosea sp. OAE506 genome encodes:
- a CDS encoding ATP-dependent helicase; protein product: MLAIDSPAPATAYLDTLNPAQRKAVTHGGGAAPAPPLLVIAGAGSGKTNTLAHRVAYLIVSGADPRRILLMTFSRRAAAEMTRRVGRIARKVMGEGASAVTDALSWAGTFHGLGARILRDHADQIGLDPAFTIHDREDAADLMNLVRHELGFSKTQARFPAKGTCLSIYSRCVNAQAPIETVLTRSFPWCAAWSAELRELFGAYVEAKQQQNVLDYDDLLLYWAQAMADPGLAAEVGERFDHVMVDEYQDTNRLQSSILLALKPDGRGLTVVGDDAQSIYAFRAATVRNILDFPAAFSPPAEIVTLDQNYRSTQGILAAANAVIDLAEERFTKNLWTDRATGAAPQLVHVRDETDQASFIATRVLENREAGETLKQQAVLFRASHHSGPLEIELTRRNIPFVKFGGLKFLDAAHVKDTLALLRFVENPRDKVAGFRLMQLVPGVGPTSARRVLDLVAAAPDPLQALAQAPAPPRAGEDWPAFLDVLDELARGRAGWPGEIERARLWYQPHLERIHEDAATRQADLVQLEQIAGGYPSRERFLTELTLDPPDATSDQAGVPLLDEDYLILSTIHSAKGQEWKSVFVMNVVDGCIPSDLGVGTTEEIEEERRLLYVAMTRAKDDLHLMVPQRFFTHGQSATGDRHVYAARTRFIPNALLDRFERTAWPIAQPEAARVPREGPRIDLRAQMRGMWR